DNA sequence from the Bacteroidota bacterium genome:
GGTACGATCCTCGTTACGGGAGCCCGAGGCCAAATCGGCAGCGATCTCGTGGCCGAGCTCCGCCGCCGGCATGGCCGCGACGCCGTCCTCGAGACCGACCTCCACCCGCTCCCCAACGGCGGCGACGCGCTCTACGAAACGCTCGACGTGCAGGACCGCGACCGGCTCGCCTCGCTCGTCCGCACGCACGACGTCGAGACGGTGTACCACCTCGCCAGCCTGCTCTCGGCCACGGGCGAGCGGAAGCCCGATCTCGCGTGGTCGGTCAACGTCGAGGGCCTGCGCAACGTGCTCCGCGTCGCGCGCGGGCACGGCCTCCGCGTCTTCTGGCCCTCGTCGATCGCCGCCTTCGGGCCGGCGACGCCGCGCGAGGACACGCCGCAGGCCGGCCCGCTCGACCCGGTCACGATGTACGGAGTCACCAAAGTCTCGGGCGAGCTGCTCTGCCGCTACGCCTTCCGGCAGGACGGCGTCGACGTGCGGAGCCTCCGCTACCCCGGCCTCATCAGCTACGCCGCCAAGCCCGGTGGCGGGACGACGGACTACGCCGTCGAGATGTTCTACGCCGCGCTCCGGGACGAGCCGTACATCTGCTTCCTCCGCCCGGACACGCGGCTCCCGATGATGTACATGCCCGACGCCGTGCGTGCCACCATCGACCTGATGGACGCCGATGCGGATGCGATAAGCGTCCGCACCTCGTACAACATCACGGCCTTCAGCTTCTCCGCCGAGGCACTCGCCGCGGCGCTTCGGAAGCGCTTCCCGAGCTTCAAGGTCGCGTACCATCCCGACTTCCGCCAGGCCATCGCCGACTCGTGGCCCGCCAGCATCGACGACCGCCAGGCCCGCGCCGACTGGGGCTGGCAGCCCGCCTTCGACCTCGACCGGATGGTGGACGACATGATCGAGCACCTCGCTGCCCAGCTCAGCGTCGCTGAGCCTTCGTAACCCAACCGCTACTCCCTATGTCCGACACTGCCACGACGCTCTACCGCGACATCCTCGACGACATCCGCGAGGCGGGCCTCTACAAAGAGGAGCGCGTCATCACCTCGCAGCAGGACGCCGACATCCAGGTCGGCCAGAACGGGCACGCCGCCGAGGTGCTGAACTTCTGCGCCAACAACTACCTCGGCCTCGCCAACGACCCCGACCTCATCCGCGCCGCGCAGGAGGGGATCGAGAAATACGGCTTCGGGCTCGCCTCCGTCCGGTTCATCTGCGGTACCCAGACGATCCACAAAGAGCTGGAGCAGCGCCTCGCCGCCTACCACGGCAAGGACGACGCGATCCTCTACGCCGCCTGCTTCGACGCCAACGCCGGACTGTTCGAGACCCTCCTCGACAAGGAGTGCGCCGTGATCTCCGACGCGCTCAACCACGCGAGCATCATCGACGGCGTCCGGCTCTGCAAGGCGGCCCGCTACCGCTTCGCGCACGGCGACATGGGCGAGCTCGAAGACGCGCTGAAGGACAGCCAGGACGCCAAGGTCCGCATGATTACGACCGACGGCGTCTTCTCGATGGACGGCGCGATTGCCAAGCTCGACGAGATCTGCGCCCTCGCCGAGCGGTACGACGCGCTCGTCCACGTCGACGAGTGCCACTCGACCGGCTTCTTCGGCCCGACGGGTCGGGGCGCGGCCGAGTACCGGGGCGTGCTCGACAAGGTCGACATCATCACGAGCACGCTCGGCAAGGCGCTCGGCGGAGCCTCGGGCGGGTTCACGGTCGCCAGCCAGGAGGTCGTCGACCTGCTCCGGCAGCGCTCGCGGCCCTACCTCTTCTCCAACACCGTCGCTCCGGCGATTGTCTACGCCTCGATCCGCGTCCTCGACCGGCTGGAGGAGACCGCGGACCTCCGGCAGACGCTCGAAGACAACACGCGCTACTTCCGCGACCAGATGACCGCTGCCGGGTTCGACATCAAACCCGGCGAGCACCCCATCGTCCCGATCATGCTCTACGACGCCAAGCTCGCCCAGGGCGTCGCCGCCGACCTCCTCGACGAGGGTATCTACGTCATCGGCTTCTCGTTCCCCGTCGTGCCGAGGGGCGAGGCACGCATCCGCGTCCAGGTCTCGGCCGCCCACACGCGCGCCCACCTCGACCGCTGCATCGCCGCGTTCACAAAGGTCGGCAAGCGGCACGGCGTGGTGTAGCAAGACCGGGCCTGCGGATCAGGGACGGGAGTGGGTGCGTTAGACGGCACGCATCTCTCCTTACGCCTTTCTCCCGATCTGCTATGCCCGAAGCCCGCATTGCGTCCGTCCACGACCTCGCCGACGGCGAGATGATGACCGCCACCGTCGGCGACACCGAGGTCCTCGTCTCGCGCGTCGACGGCCGGTTCTACGCCTGCGGTGCCCGCTGCACCCACTACGGCGCGCCGCTCGCCAACGGCGCGCTCCACGGCCGCTTCGTCGTCTGCCCCTGGCACCAGGCCGAGTTCGACGTCACGACGGGCGCGCTCGCCACCCCGCCCGCGCTCGACGGGCTTAGCCGCTACCACGCCCGCGTCGAAGGCGACGCCGTGTTTGTCCGCGTGCCCGAGGGAGCGGAGACGACGCCGGAGGGGGCGACCTACCGCGAGAGCGAGGGGGAGACGCCCGCGTTCGTCTGCCAGGCTTGCGAAGAACGCACGCCGACGTTCGCCATCGTCGGCGGCGGCGCGGCAGGTCAGGCGGCGGCCGAGGCGCTGCGCCAGGCCGGGTTCGGCGGCCGCCTCGTGCTCGTGACGAAGGAGGACGCCGCGCCCTACGACCGAACGATGCTCAGCAAGGGCTACCTCAGCGGCGACGCCGGAAGCGATGCCCTCCCGCTCCGAGACGACGCCTTCTTCGACGCGTACGAGATCGAGGTCCTGCGCGGCCGGACCGTCACCCGGCTCGACGCATCCGAGAAGACGA
Encoded proteins:
- a CDS encoding NAD-dependent epimerase/dehydratase family protein, with the translated sequence MGTILVTGARGQIGSDLVAELRRRHGRDAVLETDLHPLPNGGDALYETLDVQDRDRLASLVRTHDVETVYHLASLLSATGERKPDLAWSVNVEGLRNVLRVARGHGLRVFWPSSIAAFGPATPREDTPQAGPLDPVTMYGVTKVSGELLCRYAFRQDGVDVRSLRYPGLISYAAKPGGGTTDYAVEMFYAALRDEPYICFLRPDTRLPMMYMPDAVRATIDLMDADADAISVRTSYNITAFSFSAEALAAALRKRFPSFKVAYHPDFRQAIADSWPASIDDRQARADWGWQPAFDLDRMVDDMIEHLAAQLSVAEPS
- the kbl gene encoding glycine C-acetyltransferase — its product is MSDTATTLYRDILDDIREAGLYKEERVITSQQDADIQVGQNGHAAEVLNFCANNYLGLANDPDLIRAAQEGIEKYGFGLASVRFICGTQTIHKELEQRLAAYHGKDDAILYAACFDANAGLFETLLDKECAVISDALNHASIIDGVRLCKAARYRFAHGDMGELEDALKDSQDAKVRMITTDGVFSMDGAIAKLDEICALAERYDALVHVDECHSTGFFGPTGRGAAEYRGVLDKVDIITSTLGKALGGASGGFTVASQEVVDLLRQRSRPYLFSNTVAPAIVYASIRVLDRLEETADLRQTLEDNTRYFRDQMTAAGFDIKPGEHPIVPIMLYDAKLAQGVAADLLDEGIYVIGFSFPVVPRGEARIRVQVSAAHTRAHLDRCIAAFTKVGKRHGVV